The Styela clava chromosome 2, kaStyClav1.hap1.2, whole genome shotgun sequence genome contains a region encoding:
- the LOC120336670 gene encoding alpha-N-acetylgalactosaminidase-like — protein sequence MLKIILQLATIVYICARCSGMNNGVARTPPMGWLAWERFRCVIDCKTYPDSCISEKLFTDMADRLVEDGWKDVGYKLVNIDDCWSSKQRNDVNELEPDPERFPSGIPYLANYMHMRGLQLGIYGDYGTLTCGGYPGSMGYEKVDAQTFARWGVDMLKFDGCYSNSTQQEIGYPLMSKELNMTGRHMIYSCSWPAYQGGLPPKVDYKLLGEICNLWRNYGDIQDSFESVMTIINWWGDNQDVLIPAAGPGMWNDPDMLIGGDFSLSYDEARLQFGMWAIIAAPLFISVDLRTMDPKFRSMLQNEQVISVNQDPLGIQGRRVKMDKTNVQLWVRPLVGEEQAIAIFSTRTDGVPYEYYFTLSDLGIQKPASEYLMTDILDGTEQKVVEYTDTLSADVNPNGIRMFRAIPLK from the exons ATGCTCAAGATAATCCTACAATTAGCAACCATTGTTTATATCTGTGCAAGATGTTCGGGAATGAATAATGGAGTTGCACGTACACCTCCTATGGGCTGGTTGGCATGGGAAAGATTTCGATGTGTCATAGATTGCAAAACATATCCTGACTCTTGTATAAGTGAAAAGCTCTTCACAGACATGGCAGACAG GTTGGTGGAAGATGGTTGGAAGGATGTTGGATATAAACTTGTCAATATAGATGATTGTTGGTCGTCTAAGCAAAGAAATGACGTAAATGAATTGGAGCCTGATCCTGAGAGATTTCCATCTGGAATTCCATATCTAGCAAATTATATGCATATGAGG GGATTGCAGTTAGGTATTTATGGTGATTATGGTACTCTCACTTGTGGTGGTTACCCGGGATCTATGGGTTATGAAAAAGTTGATGCTCAAACGTTTGCAAGATGGGGTGTCGATATGTTGAAGTTTGATGGCTGCTATTCAAATTCAACTCAGCAAGAGATTGGTTATCCTCTCATGAGTAAAGAATTAAATATGACTGGTCGTCATATGATATACTCTTGTAGTTGGCCTGCCTACCAAGGTGGTTTGCCTCCTAAG GTTGATTACAAACTTCTAGGAGAAATTTGCAATCTCTGGCGAAATTATGGTGACATTCAGGATTCTTTTGAGTCAGTAATGACGATTATAAATTGGTGGGGCGATAATCAAGATGTTCTTATACCTGCTGCCGGACCTGGAATGTGGAACGATCCAGATATGTTAATTGGTGGTGACTTTTCCCTTAGTTATGATGAAGCTAGACTTCAGTTTG GAATGTGGGCGATTATAGCTGCACCATTGTTTATTTCTGTCGACCTACGTACAATGGATCCAAAATTTAGAAGCATGTTGCAAAATGAACAGGTTATATCTGTGAATCAGGATCCTCTTGGTATTCAGGGTCGAAGAGTGAAAATGGATAAAACTAATGTACAG CTCTGGGTGAGACCTTTGGTTGGCGAAGAGCAGGCTATAGCAATATTTAGCACAAGAACAGATGGTGTTCCATATGAATACTACTTCACATTGTCAGATCTTGGTATTCAAAAGCCAGCTTCTGAGTACTTGATGACAGATATTTTAGATGGAACAGAGCAAAAAGTTGTTGAATATACTGACACATTATCAGCTGACGTTAATCCAAACGGGATTAGAATGTTCCGTGCTATTCCGTTAAAGTGA
- the LOC120336669 gene encoding alpha-N-acetylgalactosaminidase-like — translation MALSHIIIITSMLLCAHVSALENGLARTPPMGWLAWERFRCNTNCAAYPDNCVGEKLFMEMADVMVSGGWKDAGYKQVNMDDCWMAKQRNSQGEIYADPGRFPSGIKVLADYLHAKDLKLGIYADFGNYTCSGYPGTMGHEKDDAQTFAAWGVDMLKFDGCSSTSDEKKVGYPLMSKELNETGRPIIFSCSWPAEDGHVPPKINFTLMAEICNLWRNYDDIGDNFEDVIKIINWFADNQDVLIPAAGPGHWNDPDMLIGGNFALSPDQAKLQFGMWAMLAAPLFLSADLRAIAPEYVKILQNRQIIQINQDPLGMQGRRVKTSGPFQLWVRPMWGAEQAIAVFSTSTGGDVEHFSFTMAGLGIDKPASKYEIYNIDNEFETKVVGLNDMITVAVNPQGITIYRAKPGTTKIPHFEYEVKEELTFDIL, via the exons ATGGCTTTATctcatataattattataacTTCAATGTTGCTCTGTGCACATGTATCTGCATTGGAAAATGGCTTAGCACGTACTCCACCCATGGGCTGGCTGGCATGGGAAAGATTCAGATGTAATACTAACTGTGCTGCATACCCTGATAATTGTGTAGGCGAAAAATTGTTCATGGAAATGGCTGATGT AATGGTAAGTGGTGGATGGAAAGATGCCGGGTATAAACAAGTGAATATGGATGATTGTTGGATGGCAAAACAAAGAAATTCTCAAGGTGAAATATATGCCGACCCTGGAAGATTTCCTAGTGGAATAAAGGTTCTGGCAGATTATTTACATGCAAAG GATCTTAAACTTGGAATTTACGCTGATTTTGGCAACTACACTTGCTCTGGTTATCCAGGGACCATGGGCCATGAAAAAGATGACGCACAAACTTTTGCTGCATGGGGTGTAGACATGTTGAAATTTGATGGTTGCTCATCAACTAGTGATGAAAAGAAAGTTGGATATCCTCTTATGAGTAAAGAGTTAAATGAAACTGGAAGACCAATTATATTTTCATGCAGTTGGCCTGCTGAAGATGGTCATGTTCCACCAAAG atcAATTTCACACTAATGGCAGAGATTTGTAATCTTTGGAGAAATTATGATGACATTGGAGATAATTTTGAGGATGTGATCAAGATAATTAACTGGTTTGCTGACAATCAAGACGTTCTAATACCTGCTGCAGGACCAGGACATTGGAATGATCCTGATATGCTTATTGGTGGAAATTTTGCTCTGAGTCCTGACCAAGCTAAGCTACAGTTTG GTATGTGGGCTATGTTAGCTGCACCATTATTTCTTTCCGCTGATCTGAGAGCAATTGCTCCAGAATATGTGAAAATATTACAGAACAGGCAAATTATACAAATCAATCAAGATCCACTTGGTATGCAAGGTCGCAGGGTTAAAACTTCAGGACCATTCCAG CTATGGGTTCGCCCTATGTGGGGAGCAGAACAAGCGATTGCTGTTTTCAGCACATCAACTGGTGGTGATGTGGAACACTTCAGTTTTACAATGGCAGGCTTGGGCATTGATAAACCAGCATCAAAGTATGAAATCTACAATATTGATAACGAATTTGAAACAAAGGTTGTCGGTCTCAATGATATGATCACTGTCGCAGTAAATCCTCAAGGCATTACGATCTATAGGGCAAAACCAGGAACAACTAAGATTCCTCATTTTGAGTATGAAGTAAAAGAAGAATTGACCTTCGATATACTTTAA
- the LOC120336668 gene encoding RNA polymerase II-associated factor 1 homolog, with translation MVLYYTAIYVFLISICCNNNIMAPVPTIQNQKGKQDGRSGRGGTIERTGLVTRVKYCNNLPDIPFDPKFICYPFEANRFVEYKPTTLEKLHKIDLHTDHDLGVMIDLINPDTYKVDLKDTLDPADEALLEEDLPAPQDSKRSKQHSINVSWLRRSEYISQEFNRYGANNTNVETRLGAGIKELFKDDDLYKDRDSQIAAIQKTFEDAKTDIKKHYSKPNVYPVDVLPIYPDFKMWQHPSAQVIFDTDPAVKGSSPQQQIQEMSQAMIRGMVDEEGDQFVAYFLPTSGTLKKREQDNEEGMDYNPEELYDYKLAREYNWNVKNKASKGYEENYYFVMREDGVFYNELETRVRLSKRRAKGGGGLQSATNAVLAVHHRELNDQELAAQEMRRMQLEPLEADEDFDEKQDDELEEEDGDEKLEGESSAEEGEKESQEEGGEEGEEEEEAAGSSESESEDKKETTTQDEEEEDASEHSEEEVEEKKAESSSASSSDENEQGEEEGENRQAQEIFGSESDSSGSDSD, from the coding sequence ATGGTTTTATATTATACAGCCATCTACGTTTTCCTTATATCGATATGTTGTAACAATAACATAATGGCTCCAGTGCCTACTATTCAGAATCAGAAGGGAAAGCAGGATGGAAGAAGTGGGCGTGGTGGAACAATAGAAAGAACTGGACTGGTTACAAGAGTTAAATATTGTAACAATTTACCAGATATTCCTTTTGATCCCAAATTCATATGCTACCCGTTTGAAGCAAATAGATTCGTTGAATACAAACCAACAACACTAGAAAAACTTCATAAAATTGATCTTCATACTGATCATGACTTGGGTGTGATGATTGATTTAATAAACCCCGATACATATAAAGTTGATTTGAAAGATACTCTTGATCCAGCTGATGAGGCTTTGCTGGAAGAAGATCTTCCGGCTCCACAGGATTCAAAACGTTCTAAACAACACAGCATCAATGTTTCTTGGTTGAGAAGAAGTGAGTACATTTCACAAGAGTTTAATCGATACGGAGCCAATAACACTAATGTGGAAACGCGGCTAGGGGCCGGTATAAAGGAACTCTTTAAAGACGATGATTTGTATAAAGACAGGGATAGTCAAATTGCGGCTATTCAGAAAACGTTTGAAGATGCAAAAACTGATATCAAAAAGCATTATAGTAAGCCGAATGTATATCCTGTTGACGTTCTTCCTATTTATCCAGATttcaaaatgtggcaacatcCCAGTGCACAAGTTATATTTGATACTGATCCTGCTGTAAAAGGTAGTTCTCCGCAGCAGCAAATCCAAGAAATGTCACAGGCTATGATCAGAGGTATGGTAGATGAAGAAGGAGATCAATTTGTCGCTTATTTCTTGCCAACGAGTGGTACTCTGAAAAAACGAGAACAAGACAATGAAGAAGGCATGGATTACAATCCAGAAGAGCTCTACGATTATAAACTTGCAAGGGAATATAACTGGAATGTTAAAAATAAAGCATCAAAAGGTTACGAAGAAAACTATTATTTTGTAATGAGAGAAGATGGTGTGTTTTACAATGAATTAGAAACGAGAGTGCGACTTAGTAAACGAAGAGCAAAGGGAGGAGGTGGACTGCAATCTGCTACAAATGCAGTCCTTGCTGTCCACCATCGTGAACTAAACGACCAAGAACTTGCAGCTCAAGAAATGCGAAGGATGCAGTTGGAACCATTAGAAGCTGATGAAGATTTTGATGAGAAACAGGATGATGAACTGGAAGAAGAAGATGGAGATGAAAAATTAGAAGGAGAATCTTCAGCTGAAGAGGGAGAGAAAGAATCTCAAGAGGAAGGTGGAGAAGAGggtgaagaagaagaagaagcaGCAGGATCCTCGGAATCAGAAAGTGAAGATAAAAAAGAAACCACTACACAAGATGAAGAGGAAGAAGATGCAAGTGAGCACAGTGAAGAGGAAGTTGAAGAAAAGAAGGCAGAATCATCATCAGCTTCTTCAAGTGATGAAAATGAACAAGGAGAAGAGGAAGGAGAGAATCGTCAAGCTCAAGAAATATTTGGAAGTGAAAGTGACTCATCTGGATCTGATTCAGACTAA
- the LOC120336672 gene encoding protein YIF1B-B-like, translating into MEGQGHFRKGSKNRQRNQQQQEMPLFEDTSGAGQGYAQYGGPQMMPPQQAPYGMNPQQQFPGANILADPMANMAMQYGQNLAGQGKELLEKNVDRYISVSKLKYYFAVDTTYVAKKLALLSFPFTHQEWGVQYQQDTPVAPRFDINAPDLYIPVMAYITYILFSGISLGILDKFSPEELGIQASSAFVWLAIEIALIMFSLYLVNVRTDLGTWDVVSFCGYKYFGMIVIMAAGLVFRSAGYWAALGYMSLSIAYFLVKTLRLKILPHTASTDDFTQGHGGKRRLYLTLAISFVQPVFMYFLTRHLVPGSS; encoded by the exons ATGGAGGGTCAAGGCCATTTCCGAAAAg GTTCAAAGAATAGACAAAGgaatcaacaacaacaagaaatgcCGCTGTTTGAGGATACAAGTGGAGCAGGACAGGGTTATGCTCAATACGGCGGTCCTCAAATGATGCCTCCACAACAAGCCCCATATGGAATGAACCCTCAACAACAGTTTCCTGGGGCCAATATCCTCGCTGATCCAATGGCGAACATGGCGATGCAATATGGCCAAAATCTGGCTGGACAAGGAAAAGAATTACTCGAGAAAAAT GTTGATCGTTACATCTCCGTGTCGAAACTCAAATATTACTTTGCTGTTGATACAACATATGTTGCCAAAAAACTTGCCCTTCTTTCTTTCCCATTCACTCATCAG GAATGGGGAGTGCAATATCAACAAGACACTCCTGTCGCACCTCGTTTTGATATCAATGCTCCAGATTTATACATTCCTG TCATGGCATATATCACCTACATTCTCTTTTCTGGAATTTCCTTAGGTATTTTGGACAA gttCAGTCCAGAAGAATTGGGTATTCAAGCTAGTAGTGCCTTTGTGTGGTTGGCTATTGAAATAGCATTGATCATGTTCAGTTTGTATCTCGTTAATGTTCGAACAGACCTCGGCACATGGGATGTTGTTTCATTTTGTGGATACAAATATTTTGG GATGATTGTAATAATGGCTGCTGGATTGGTGTTTAGATCGGCTGGTTATTGGGCTGCACTGGGCTATATGAGTCTCTCCATAGCTTATTTTTTG GTGAAGACTCTTCGATTGAAAATATTACCGCATACTGCTTCCACTGATGACTTCACGCAAGGCCACGGTGGAAAACGACGACTTTATCTTACTCTTGCAATATCATTTGTGCAACCAGTATTCATGTATTTTCTGACCAGACATCTAGTGCCTGGTTCGAGTTGA